The following coding sequences are from one Geothrix sp. window:
- the purE gene encoding 5-(carboxyamino)imidazole ribonucleotide mutase, whose protein sequence is MTTTPLVGILMGSKNDWETMQHTALTLKALGIPCEAHVASAHRTPEKVVEFCKGAEGRGMKVIIAAAGGAAHLAGVCASKTHLPVLGVPMKGWATEGMDALLSTVQMPSGIPVGTLAIGKAGAINAALLATSILALGDAAIRERYLAYRQAQTEKALADDDLVMP, encoded by the coding sequence ATGACGACGACTCCCCTGGTGGGCATCCTGATGGGCTCCAAGAACGACTGGGAGACCATGCAGCACACGGCGCTGACGCTGAAGGCCCTGGGCATTCCCTGCGAGGCCCACGTGGCCAGCGCGCACCGGACGCCGGAGAAGGTGGTCGAGTTCTGCAAGGGCGCCGAAGGGCGGGGCATGAAGGTGATCATCGCGGCGGCCGGCGGGGCGGCCCACCTGGCGGGCGTCTGCGCCAGCAAGACGCACCTGCCGGTGCTGGGCGTGCCCATGAAGGGCTGGGCCACGGAGGGCATGGATGCGCTGCTCTCCACGGTGCAGATGCCCTCGGGCATCCCGGTGGGCACCCTGGCCATCGGCAAGGCCGGCGCCATCAATGCCGCGCTGCTGGCCACGTCCATCCTCGCCCTGGGCGACGCCGCCATCCGCGAGCGGTACCTCGCCTACCGCCAGGCCCAGACCGAGAAGGCCCTGGCTGACGATGATCTCGTGATGCCCTGA
- a CDS encoding MogA/MoaB family molybdenum cofactor biosynthesis protein: protein MHLITLSDRASRGEYQDQSTPMLTSWLKGQGVKAVTASLMPDEPHLLEQDLHGAVADGAPLVLTCGGTGFGSRDTTPEATRRVIEREAPGICELIRAKGGHPLAFASRAVCGIAGRTVILNLSGRPAAALEQIQLAWPLLIHAVAVLRKEGEAGGPCT from the coding sequence GTGCACCTCATCACCCTGTCGGACCGCGCCTCCCGGGGCGAGTACCAGGATCAGTCCACACCGATGCTGACCTCCTGGCTGAAGGGGCAGGGCGTGAAGGCCGTGACCGCCTCGCTGATGCCGGACGAGCCGCACCTGCTGGAACAGGACCTTCATGGCGCCGTGGCAGACGGTGCGCCCCTGGTCCTCACCTGCGGGGGTACGGGCTTCGGGTCCCGGGACACGACGCCGGAAGCCACCCGCCGCGTCATCGAGCGCGAGGCCCCGGGCATCTGCGAACTGATCCGCGCCAAGGGCGGCCATCCGCTGGCCTTCGCCAGCCGGGCCGTGTGCGGCATCGCCGGGAGGACCGTGATCCTGAACCTGTCGGGCCGACCCGCCGCGGCCCTGGAGCAGATCCAGCTGGCCTGGCCCCTGCTGATCCACGCGGTGGCCGTCCTCCGCAAGGAGGGCGAGGCCGGAGGACCATGCACATGA
- a CDS encoding PLP-dependent cysteine synthase family protein, translating into MIGIQPTLHTLSRLVGRTPLLALDLRYKGELRRIYAKAENFNFTGSIKDRMALHILRQAHESGALKPGAPIAEATSGNTGISFSALGRALGHPVTIFMPDWMSQERKDLIRSFGAEVRLVSHGEGGFLGSIRLSEAWAEAMPDAFLPCQFANDANVEAHATTTGPEIWAQLASVGLQPHAFVAGVGTGGTVMGVARFLKGMDAAIRIHPVEPANSPTLHTGHKVGKHRIQGISDEFIPAIVKLDQLDDILAVDDGDAILMAQKLASRGLGVGISSGANLLAALQAQDRLGQDAVVVTVFSDSNKKYLSTDLMKEEPVKEGFLSPQVELLGIGQAIRVCEVCVQGGVVPPGCGC; encoded by the coding sequence ATGATTGGAATCCAGCCGACCCTGCACACCCTGAGCCGCCTGGTCGGTCGCACCCCCCTTTTGGCCCTGGACCTGCGGTACAAGGGCGAGCTGCGGCGGATCTACGCCAAGGCCGAGAATTTCAACTTCACGGGGAGCATCAAGGACCGCATGGCCCTGCACATCCTGCGGCAGGCCCACGAAAGTGGCGCCCTCAAGCCGGGAGCGCCCATCGCCGAGGCCACCAGCGGCAACACCGGCATCTCCTTTTCGGCCCTGGGCCGGGCCCTTGGACACCCCGTCACCATCTTCATGCCCGACTGGATGAGCCAGGAGCGGAAGGATCTGATCCGGTCCTTCGGAGCGGAGGTCCGCCTGGTGAGCCATGGCGAGGGTGGTTTCCTCGGATCCATCCGGCTCAGCGAGGCCTGGGCCGAGGCGATGCCCGACGCCTTCCTGCCCTGCCAGTTCGCCAACGATGCCAATGTGGAGGCCCACGCCACCACCACCGGCCCCGAGATCTGGGCCCAGCTGGCCTCGGTGGGGCTGCAGCCCCACGCCTTCGTGGCGGGCGTAGGCACCGGCGGCACGGTCATGGGCGTGGCCCGGTTTCTCAAGGGCATGGATGCCGCCATCCGGATCCATCCGGTCGAGCCCGCCAACTCCCCGACGCTGCACACGGGGCACAAGGTCGGCAAGCACCGCATCCAGGGCATCTCCGATGAGTTCATCCCCGCCATCGTGAAGCTGGACCAGCTGGACGACATCCTGGCCGTGGATGACGGGGACGCCATCCTCATGGCCCAGAAGCTGGCGAGCCGGGGCCTCGGGGTGGGCATCAGCAGCGGCGCGAACCTCCTGGCCGCGCTCCAGGCCCAGGACCGCCTCGGCCAGGACGCGGTGGTGGTGACGGTCTTCAGCGACAGCAACAAGAAGTACCTGTCCACGGACCTCATGAAGGAAGAGCCCGTCAAGGAAGGCTTCCTCAGTCCCCAGGTCGAACTGCTGGGGATCGGGCAGGCCATCCGCGTCTGCGAAGTCTGTGTCCAGGGCGGGGTCGTCCCCCCCGGCTGCGGCTGCTGA
- a CDS encoding YqgE/AlgH family protein: MSYEAPCLLVASPALLDPNFLHSVVLIVEHDEEGALGLILNRPLPLALAQVCAEGDMAFLGSEEATAWRGGPVDPQRGILLVQGGLPEEEDTVVDLTHFVSHRKDLLVALLGDPMARYRLFLGYAGWSPGQLDQELEMGAWTRRPVVSEWLMHPDPTGLWQVALGSEASG; this comes from the coding sequence ATGTCGTATGAAGCTCCCTGTCTCCTGGTGGCCAGCCCCGCGCTCCTGGATCCGAACTTCCTGCACAGCGTGGTGCTGATCGTGGAGCACGACGAGGAGGGGGCCCTGGGCCTGATCCTCAACCGGCCGTTGCCGCTGGCCCTGGCGCAGGTCTGTGCCGAGGGTGACATGGCCTTCCTCGGCTCCGAGGAAGCCACAGCCTGGCGCGGGGGGCCGGTCGATCCCCAGCGCGGCATCCTCCTGGTGCAGGGGGGGCTGCCCGAGGAAGAGGACACGGTGGTGGACCTCACCCACTTCGTGAGCCATCGCAAAGATCTGCTGGTGGCCCTGCTGGGGGATCCGATGGCCCGGTACCGCCTCTTCCTGGGCTATGCCGGGTGGAGCCCCGGCCAGCTGGACCAGGAGCTGGAGATGGGTGCCTGGACGCGCCGACCGGTGGTCTCCGAATGGCTCATGCATCCCGATCCCACGGGGCTGTGGCAGGTGGCGCTGGGCAGCGAAGCCAGCGGGTGA
- a CDS encoding ammonium transporter: MTWKRILSLTLMLGAGLPLCAQGTGPVNDSGATAWMLTSTTLVLLMVPGLAMFYGGLVRTKNVLGTMMHSYAAMAVVGVLWTVVGYALSFGPNALGGLIGWSRGLVLLRSIDHTILPAGVPEYAFAMFQGKFAIITPALIAGAVAERISFRGWVAFITLWVLFVYCPLCHWVWASDGYFFNLGAKGAIDFAGGTVVHISSGAAGLALALFLGARHGYPKTAMAPNNLTFTLIGAGLLWVGWFGFNAGSSIASNLETARALTVTQVAAASGALTWVLIETIRDDKPTSLGMASGILAGLVVITPAAGVVQVGGAIVLGAIAACACFGMILLKNRLGYDDSLDAFGIHGTGGIVGALGLTFFIRDSWWAEAAAKSPGWGLFAQLKVQAFAAGATILFSVCMTLLIALLVEKLVGFRVAEAVEKTGLDHEIHGERAYGLNNLN, encoded by the coding sequence ATGACCTGGAAGCGCATCCTCTCGCTCACCCTGATGCTTGGCGCGGGGCTTCCCCTCTGCGCCCAGGGGACCGGTCCCGTGAACGATTCCGGGGCCACCGCCTGGATGCTCACCTCCACCACCCTGGTGCTGCTGATGGTGCCGGGCCTGGCGATGTTCTACGGTGGCCTGGTGCGCACGAAGAACGTGCTGGGCACGATGATGCACTCCTACGCGGCCATGGCCGTGGTGGGCGTCCTTTGGACCGTGGTGGGCTACGCGCTGAGCTTCGGGCCCAACGCCCTGGGCGGTCTCATCGGCTGGAGCCGCGGCCTGGTGCTGCTGCGCAGCATTGACCACACCATCCTGCCGGCCGGCGTGCCGGAATATGCCTTCGCCATGTTCCAGGGCAAGTTCGCCATCATCACGCCGGCCCTCATCGCCGGAGCCGTGGCGGAACGGATCTCCTTCCGCGGCTGGGTGGCCTTCATCACGCTCTGGGTGTTGTTCGTCTACTGCCCGCTCTGCCACTGGGTCTGGGCGTCGGACGGCTACTTCTTCAACCTGGGCGCCAAGGGCGCCATCGACTTCGCCGGCGGCACGGTGGTGCACATCTCCTCCGGCGCTGCGGGCCTGGCCCTCGCGCTGTTCCTCGGGGCGCGCCACGGCTATCCGAAGACGGCCATGGCCCCCAACAACCTCACCTTCACCCTCATCGGCGCGGGCCTGCTGTGGGTGGGCTGGTTCGGCTTCAACGCCGGATCGTCCATCGCCTCCAACCTGGAGACGGCGCGGGCCCTCACGGTCACCCAGGTGGCCGCGGCCTCCGGCGCCCTCACCTGGGTGCTGATCGAAACCATCCGGGACGACAAGCCCACCAGCCTGGGCATGGCCTCGGGCATCTTGGCGGGTCTGGTGGTCATCACCCCCGCCGCCGGCGTCGTGCAGGTGGGCGGCGCCATCGTGCTGGGCGCCATCGCCGCCTGCGCCTGCTTCGGCATGATCCTGCTGAAGAACCGCCTGGGCTATGACGACTCTCTTGATGCCTTCGGCATCCACGGCACCGGAGGCATCGTCGGCGCCCTGGGCCTCACCTTCTTCATCCGCGATTCCTGGTGGGCGGAGGCCGCGGCCAAGTCCCCAGGTTGGGGCCTCTTCGCCCAGCTGAAGGTGCAGGCCTTCGCCGCGGGCGCCACGATCCTCTTCTCGGTCTGCATGACGCTGCTCATCGCCCTGCTGGTGGAGAAGCTCGTGGGCTTCCGCGTGGCCGAGGCAGTGGAGAAGACCGGGCTCGACCACGAGATCCACGGCGAACGGGCCTACGGCCTGAACAACTTGAACTAA
- a CDS encoding P-II family nitrogen regulator yields the protein MKLITAIIPEEKLDEVREALIEAEIERITVLRVSGHGRQQEIVVQRGKKVVPNLIPKVQITIACNDAFEDITVDTIIRTARHGGGEVGDGKIFVQDLKECIRIRTGERGGQAI from the coding sequence ATGAAGCTCATCACCGCCATCATTCCCGAAGAGAAGCTCGACGAGGTCCGCGAGGCCCTGATCGAGGCGGAGATCGAACGCATCACCGTCCTGCGCGTCAGCGGCCACGGCCGCCAGCAGGAGATCGTGGTGCAGCGGGGCAAGAAGGTCGTGCCCAACCTCATCCCCAAGGTGCAGATCACCATCGCCTGCAACGATGCCTTCGAAGACATCACCGTGGACACCATCATCCGCACGGCCCGCCACGGCGGGGGCGAGGTGGGCGACGGGAAGATCTTCGTCCAGGACCTGAAGGAGTGCATCCGCATCCGCACCGGCGAGCGGGGCGGCCAGGCCATCTGA
- a CDS encoding cryptochrome/photolyase family protein — MRSIVWFRGKDLRLAEHAPLTGAAAAGEVIPLFVLDPFFFAPERARELPHRMQFLLDSLRALEADLAHLGSRLVVVSGRSGEVLPRLAAQWKVDQVLVHRWVEPFGRERDRRIAETLDRERIAFRLFEGETLLPPGSVRNGQGAMFRVFTPFARAAGARLDLDRALPAPRSLPPLPEGLAIETAPIPTLADLGLPLKPNLQTGGEKAAWARLKAFVSGPIADYGTDRDRMDRPGTSRLSADLKFGTLSARAVWQAAAAAGAGESGRRFLNELLWREFSHHLLWEWPELLKAPFRADFTGFPWREDEADWRAWSEGRTGYPVVDAAARQLLAEGFVHNRARMVAASFLTKHLLLDYRLGEAHYLKWLTDGDWAQNSAGWQWSAGCGCDAQPWFRIFNPVAQGLKFDPEGAYVKRWVPELGGCPVAFIHEPWKLPRGQRAHLDYPEPIVDHALARERFLATAKGHLGRIKE, encoded by the coding sequence ATGCGATCCATCGTCTGGTTCCGGGGCAAGGACCTCCGCTTGGCGGAGCACGCACCGCTGACCGGGGCCGCGGCAGCGGGCGAGGTGATCCCGCTCTTCGTGCTGGATCCCTTCTTCTTCGCGCCGGAGCGGGCCCGGGAGCTGCCCCACCGCATGCAGTTCCTGCTGGATTCGCTGCGGGCGCTGGAGGCCGATCTCGCGCACCTGGGCTCGCGCCTGGTGGTGGTGTCTGGGCGCAGCGGGGAGGTGCTGCCCCGACTGGCGGCGCAGTGGAAGGTGGACCAGGTGCTGGTCCATCGCTGGGTGGAGCCCTTTGGTCGCGAGCGCGATCGTCGGATCGCCGAGACCCTGGATCGGGAGCGCATCGCCTTCCGGCTCTTCGAAGGGGAGACCCTGCTGCCACCGGGTTCCGTGCGGAACGGACAGGGCGCCATGTTCCGGGTGTTCACGCCCTTCGCGAGGGCCGCCGGAGCGAGGCTGGATCTGGATCGGGCGCTGCCAGCGCCCCGCTCGCTGCCGCCCCTGCCGGAGGGACTCGCCATCGAGACGGCGCCGATCCCGACGCTGGCGGACCTTGGTCTGCCTCTGAAACCGAATCTGCAGACCGGTGGCGAAAAGGCCGCGTGGGCCCGGTTGAAGGCCTTTGTGAGCGGCCCCATCGCCGACTACGGGACCGACCGCGACCGAATGGATCGCCCGGGCACGTCACGGCTCAGCGCCGACCTGAAGTTCGGCACCCTGTCCGCCCGCGCAGTCTGGCAGGCTGCCGCGGCAGCCGGAGCCGGCGAATCCGGGCGGCGCTTCCTCAACGAGCTGCTGTGGCGGGAGTTCAGCCATCACCTGCTCTGGGAGTGGCCGGAGCTGCTGAAAGCCCCCTTCCGTGCGGATTTCACAGGCTTCCCCTGGCGCGAAGATGAAGCCGACTGGCGTGCCTGGAGCGAAGGCCGCACGGGGTACCCCGTGGTGGACGCCGCCGCCCGGCAGCTGCTGGCCGAGGGCTTCGTCCACAACCGCGCCCGCATGGTGGCCGCCAGCTTCCTCACGAAGCACCTGCTGCTGGATTACCGCCTGGGCGAGGCCCACTACCTGAAGTGGCTCACGGATGGCGACTGGGCCCAGAACAGCGCCGGCTGGCAATGGAGCGCGGGCTGCGGCTGCGACGCCCAGCCCTGGTTCCGCATCTTCAATCCCGTGGCCCAGGGGCTGAAGTTCGATCCGGAGGGCGCCTACGTGAAGCGCTGGGTGCCTGAACTGGGCGGCTGCCCTGTGGCCTTCATCCACGAACCCTGGAAGCTGCCCCGGGGCCAGCGGGCCCATCTCGACTACCCCGAACCCATCGTGGATCACGCCCTGGCTCGGGAGCGGTTCCTGGCCACGGCGAAAGGGCATCTGGGCCGGATTAAGGAATGA
- a CDS encoding quinone oxidoreductase family protein: protein MKALTFSHYGGPEVMEWRDLPDPVPGGGEVCVRTRAIGMNFADCYRRQGRYHQKGEAPWIAGYEAAGEVEALGPGVTGFKVGDRVAFADSPFAHAERVIVPLAKLIPLPDDIPFETAAALLLQGLTAQYLVRDSHAIREGDSVLVHAAAGGVGLLLVQMATLLGAEVMGIVSKESKIQPVLAAGAKEVVLFGADWPQASRDFRSRVDETGMVLSEGVDVVYDSVGSTLQMSLEAARTGGHVVFFGMAGGDPVPVDPRYLMDTSKSLTGGDLWNVLRTREDRLMRADELFDWVRRGHLKVHIAARVPLAQGAEAHRLLESRTTTGKVLLIP from the coding sequence ATGAAAGCCCTCACCTTCAGCCACTATGGTGGCCCGGAAGTCATGGAATGGCGCGACCTCCCCGATCCCGTGCCCGGAGGCGGCGAGGTTTGCGTGCGCACCCGGGCCATCGGGATGAACTTTGCGGACTGCTACCGCCGCCAGGGCCGCTACCACCAGAAGGGCGAAGCCCCCTGGATCGCGGGCTATGAGGCGGCGGGCGAGGTGGAAGCTCTGGGCCCGGGCGTGACCGGGTTCAAGGTGGGCGACCGGGTCGCCTTTGCGGACTCCCCCTTCGCCCATGCCGAACGGGTGATCGTCCCCCTCGCCAAGCTCATCCCCCTCCCGGACGACATCCCGTTCGAAACCGCGGCGGCCCTGCTCCTGCAAGGGCTCACCGCCCAGTACCTCGTCCGGGACAGCCACGCCATCCGGGAAGGCGACAGCGTGCTCGTCCACGCAGCTGCCGGGGGCGTGGGCCTGCTGCTCGTGCAGATGGCCACCCTGCTGGGGGCCGAAGTCATGGGCATCGTGTCGAAGGAATCGAAAATCCAGCCGGTCCTGGCTGCGGGAGCGAAGGAAGTGGTCCTCTTCGGCGCGGATTGGCCGCAGGCCTCCCGGGATTTCCGAAGCAGGGTTGACGAGACGGGCATGGTGCTCAGCGAGGGTGTGGACGTGGTCTACGACAGCGTGGGTTCCACCCTGCAAATGAGCCTGGAGGCGGCCCGGACCGGTGGCCACGTGGTGTTCTTCGGCATGGCCGGAGGCGATCCCGTGCCCGTGGATCCACGCTACCTGATGGACACGAGCAAGAGCCTCACCGGCGGCGACCTCTGGAACGTGCTCCGCACCCGGGAAGATCGCCTCATGCGAGCGGACGAGCTGTTTGATTGGGTGCGCCGCGGTCACTTGAAGGTGCACATTGCCGCCCGGGTTCCCCTGGCCCAGGGGGCCGAGGCCCATCGGCTCTTGGAATCCAGAACCACGACCGGCAAAGTCCTGCTCATTCCTTAA
- a CDS encoding 2Fe-2S iron-sulfur cluster-binding protein, translated as MHTIRFDGKTPGAAECDRETALLAASAKANVPLNHRCGGHARCGTCLVTVVEGAEHLSEKGAAETRVLLALKADPDQRLACQTWARGDVSVKY; from the coding sequence ATGCACACCATCCGATTCGACGGCAAGACGCCTGGTGCCGCGGAATGCGACCGGGAGACGGCGCTCCTCGCCGCCAGCGCCAAGGCGAACGTGCCGCTGAACCACCGGTGCGGGGGCCATGCCCGCTGCGGCACCTGCCTCGTCACGGTGGTGGAGGGCGCCGAGCACCTCAGCGAGAAGGGCGCGGCGGAAACGCGCGTGCTCCTCGCCCTCAAGGCCGACCCCGACCAGCGCCTCGCCTGCCAGACCTGGGCCCGGGGCGACGTCAGCGTGAAGTACTAA
- the recR gene encoding recombination mediator RecR, whose translation MKLPPPLEAVVESLQKLPGVGSKSAQRMALHLLKEGPEAMAHLAHQLQQAAEKVGFCGTCGAFTDQPTCPICLDPRRDPASLVIVAEASNVLSFERSGHFRGRYHVLGGLISPLRGVGPDQLRIRELLKRLEDQAIQEVILATNPTVDGEATASWLARLLEPIGIRTTRIGLGLPIGSDLEYADELTLDRAMEGRRVVGT comes from the coding sequence ATGAAGCTGCCGCCGCCCCTCGAGGCCGTGGTCGAGAGCCTCCAGAAGCTGCCGGGGGTGGGCTCGAAGTCCGCCCAGCGCATGGCCCTGCACCTGCTGAAGGAGGGGCCGGAGGCCATGGCCCACCTGGCCCACCAGCTGCAGCAGGCCGCCGAGAAGGTGGGCTTCTGCGGGACCTGTGGAGCCTTCACGGACCAGCCCACCTGCCCCATCTGCCTGGATCCCCGCCGGGATCCCGCCAGCCTGGTCATCGTGGCCGAAGCCTCCAACGTGCTCAGCTTCGAGCGTAGCGGCCACTTCCGGGGCCGCTACCACGTGCTGGGCGGCCTCATCTCCCCCCTGCGGGGCGTGGGCCCGGATCAGCTGCGCATCCGCGAGCTGCTGAAGCGCCTGGAGGATCAGGCCATCCAGGAGGTCATCCTGGCCACCAACCCCACGGTGGATGGCGAGGCCACCGCCAGCTGGCTGGCCCGCCTGCTGGAACCCATCGGCATCCGCACCACCCGCATCGGGCTGGGCCTGCCCATCGGCAGCGACCTCGAATACGCCGACGAACTCACCTTGGATCGCGCCATGGAAGGGCGGCGGGTCGTCGGTACTTAG
- a CDS encoding YbaB/EbfC family nucleoid-associated protein, whose protein sequence is MDMRFLMKQAQQMQAKLAETQANLRVEGTAGGELVKVTLNGSKELMGLSIAKDALDPEDPSMLEDLLLAAFRDATTKVDETMKKQMGGMGAGLNLPGLGL, encoded by the coding sequence ATGGACATGCGCTTTCTGATGAAACAGGCCCAGCAGATGCAGGCGAAGCTGGCCGAGACCCAGGCCAACCTGCGCGTCGAAGGCACCGCCGGCGGCGAGCTGGTGAAGGTCACCCTCAATGGCTCCAAGGAGCTGATGGGCCTCTCCATCGCCAAGGACGCCCTGGATCCCGAGGATCCCTCCATGCTCGAAGACCTGCTGCTGGCCGCCTTCCGCGATGCCACCACCAAGGTCGACGAGACCATGAAGAAGCAGATGGGCGGCATGGGCGCCGGCCTCAACCTGCCCGGCCTGGGGCTGTAA
- a CDS encoding DUF2062 domain-containing protein: MTDAAAPPSPMPVPAPPPRGVWGRLKAHILHPELSPEQVAWSFCLGLSIAWNPLLGLHTGMVFAFCLIFRRLHRPLMIMAMLINNPWTMVPIATASTWVGNLVRGRFSSANLARVQWHEIGWRSFLTWDGFDAMTTMLRPILKSYLIGGFICTVLALPIGYFFMLWLARRLRRIHWPHLHHASCPPHDVPPGG; the protein is encoded by the coding sequence ATGACTGATGCCGCAGCGCCGCCCTCGCCCATGCCCGTTCCCGCGCCACCCCCCAGGGGGGTCTGGGGCCGCCTGAAGGCGCACATCCTCCATCCGGAATTGAGCCCCGAACAGGTGGCCTGGAGCTTCTGCCTGGGGCTCTCCATCGCCTGGAACCCCCTGCTGGGACTCCACACCGGCATGGTGTTCGCGTTCTGCCTCATCTTCCGGCGGCTCCACCGGCCCCTGATGATCATGGCCATGCTGATCAACAACCCCTGGACCATGGTGCCCATCGCCACCGCCAGCACCTGGGTGGGCAACCTGGTGCGCGGCCGCTTCAGCAGCGCCAACCTGGCCCGGGTCCAGTGGCATGAGATCGGCTGGCGGAGCTTCCTGACCTGGGACGGTTTCGACGCCATGACCACCATGCTGCGCCCGATCCTCAAGTCCTACCTCATCGGCGGCTTCATCTGCACCGTTCTCGCCCTGCCCATCGGATACTTCTTCATGCTCTGGCTGGCCAGGCGGCTGCGCCGGATCCATTGGCCCCACCTGCACCACGCATCCTGCCCACCCCACGACGTCCCCCCCGGAGGCTGA
- a CDS encoding thiamine-phosphate kinase, with translation MPLMETGILARIRDLLPGGGDLLDDCGALPATPPGQTLLVTTDLMESGQHFRLDWHPPDLLARKLLAVNLSDLDASGARPFGYTLTLALGPEVEAPWLDTFLAGLAAASREAEVRVLGGDTVGRPAGLGLGLTAFGFAPRWLRRDGLESGDRIFVDQRPGASLRGLRKLQAGWRWDPVNPDPDLAVHLAPRPRLGLGVRLGAMPEVHACLDLSDGLSRDLRNLAEASGLSIVVDQDLDEDALRGGEDYARCFGTSLPQAELEARLGLALIPVGRAVPRGPAPLLVYDGGAPRALPDLGFDHFAP, from the coding sequence ATGCCCCTGATGGAGACGGGAATTCTTGCCCGGATCCGGGACCTGCTGCCCGGCGGTGGGGACCTCCTGGACGACTGCGGGGCCCTCCCCGCCACGCCACCCGGCCAGACCTTGCTGGTGACGACGGACCTGATGGAGTCGGGCCAGCACTTCCGTCTCGACTGGCATCCGCCCGACCTGCTGGCGCGGAAGCTGCTGGCGGTGAACCTGTCGGACCTGGACGCCTCCGGGGCCCGCCCCTTCGGCTACACCCTGACCCTCGCCCTGGGGCCGGAGGTGGAGGCGCCCTGGCTCGACACCTTCCTGGCAGGTCTGGCCGCCGCCAGCCGGGAGGCCGAGGTGCGGGTCCTGGGGGGCGACACCGTGGGGCGACCTGCGGGCCTGGGGCTCGGCCTGACGGCCTTCGGCTTCGCGCCCCGGTGGCTCCGGCGGGATGGCCTGGAATCCGGTGACCGGATCTTCGTGGACCAGCGGCCCGGCGCCAGCCTGCGGGGCCTGCGCAAGCTCCAGGCCGGGTGGCGCTGGGATCCAGTAAACCCCGACCCCGACCTGGCGGTCCATCTGGCGCCCAGGCCCCGCCTGGGCCTGGGGGTTCGTCTGGGCGCGATGCCGGAAGTCCACGCCTGCCTGGACCTGTCCGATGGCCTCAGCCGGGATCTGCGGAATCTGGCGGAGGCCTCGGGTCTCAGCATCGTCGTGGACCAGGATCTGGACGAGGATGCCCTGCGCGGCGGCGAGGACTATGCCCGCTGCTTCGGCACTTCCCTGCCCCAGGCCGAGCTGGAGGCCAGGCTGGGCCTGGCACTGATCCCGGTGGGCCGGGCCGTCCCGAGGGGCCCGGCGCCCCTTCTCGTCTATGATGGAGGGGCGCCGCGCGCCTTGCCGGACCTTGGATTCGACCACTTCGCCCCATGA
- a CDS encoding ferredoxin, which translates to MAITKVWIEEGCIVCNACEAECPDVFHVTDTSCNINGSVRKDGVDSENRDEMSELNDDVQTAQEAAIEAAAASCPVEVIKFDKV; encoded by the coding sequence ATGGCCATCACCAAAGTCTGGATCGAAGAAGGCTGCATCGTATGCAACGCCTGCGAGGCCGAGTGCCCCGACGTGTTCCACGTCACCGACACCAGCTGCAACATCAACGGCTCGGTCCGCAAGGATGGCGTGGACAGCGAGAACCGCGACGAGATGAGCGAGCTGAACGATGACGTCCAGACCGCCCAGGAGGCCGCCATCGAGGCCGCCGCCGCCAGCTGCCCCGTGGAAGTCATCAAGTTCGACAAGGTCTAA
- a CDS encoding chemotaxis protein CheX translates to MNVAFINPFIESTLRSLEMMASIAAEKIGLSVKEDLITTYDISAIIGITGDTSGSIILSFPASLACRIASNMLMEEIATLDQSVEDAVGEIGNIVVGDARRLLIQDGFSLNISVPTVVVGKGHKISRSGDVPCIAIPFKTEFGEFEVNVGLKE, encoded by the coding sequence ATGAACGTCGCCTTCATCAATCCCTTCATCGAATCCACCCTCCGCAGCCTCGAGATGATGGCCAGCATCGCGGCCGAGAAGATCGGCCTGTCGGTCAAAGAGGACCTCATCACCACCTACGACATCTCGGCCATCATCGGCATCACGGGGGACACGTCCGGCTCCATCATCCTGAGCTTCCCGGCCTCCCTGGCCTGCCGCATCGCCAGCAACATGCTCATGGAGGAGATCGCCACCCTGGACCAGAGCGTGGAGGATGCCGTTGGCGAGATCGGCAACATCGTGGTGGGCGACGCCCGCCGCCTGCTGATCCAGGACGGCTTCAGCCTCAACATCTCCGTGCCCACCGTCGTGGTCGGCAAGGGGCACAAGATCAGCCGCAGCGGCGACGTCCCCTGCATCGCCATCCCCTTCAAGACGGAGTTCGGCGAGTTCGAAGTCAACGTGGGGCTGAAGGAATAG